DNA from Sulfurimonas gotlandica GD1:
ACTACATATATCCTTATGAAAATGAGCATTAAATATATTGAATTTTAGTTTTGATAGATGCGTCCAACTTTGAATAATTTTTTTAATTGTTTTTATATCATTCGTTGAATCACTACTAGTAAAGCTATTTATTTCTCTTAAGTCCAGTTTTGTTTCATATTCTGGTAAATATTTAAGTTGATTAAAGATTAATTTTTCCATCTCAAAATATTTTTGAAAATCTTTCTGAACTGAATTTTTAACATAGATACTAATGTCATTATCATATTCAAGTAATTTTTCTTTTTGAAGTCCGTACAATACATCAAATATAATATTCTTTTTGACACCAACAATATCAGCTAAATCATCAACCTCAATAGCATCAACTTTACTTCTTTGAATTATATTTTGCATTACTACAATCATATACTCATATATTTTTTCATACTCTTCTTGCTTTGGGTCTAATACATTATGAACATGTTCCATACTTCTTTTTTCTTTATCAATAGAAGTAGCAAAAATCTTATAACTATTTCTTCCTCTAACAATAATTCCTGCTTGTTCCAGTTCTAACAAAGCTGTTTTTATCATTGTTTCATAATCAATTTTAGAGTCTTCGGTATCAATACCCATTTTTTCAGCTATCTGCTTTGGGGAAAGATATATCTCATCTCGCTTCTCTTTTTTCAATTCTCGAACAACTCTCTCAATTTCATGGTATTCAAGTCTTGAGTGATTGAGTTGAGAAAAGGTTCTATTAAAGTCATCTTTAGAGTACAAAACGATACATTCTGCTTTTAATTTATCACTTCTAGCACCTCTTCCAGATTCTTGCAAATATGATTCTAAACTATCAGATTGTTCATAATGGATAACTGTTTGTATATCTGGCTTATCAATACCCATCCCAAAAGCAGTTGTTGCGATTACTATATCTATTTTATTATCTATAAAGTCATTTAGTATGGCACCTTTATCTCTACCTTCTCTTTTGCCACTTTCTATCTCATCATCTATTTTTGAATAAAATGGTTCTATAACTAAATCCAACTCATGCAGTCTTTCATCATGATTTAGTGTTTCACTTAACTCTCGACATTCTCTTGCGTTCTGAGGTATGTAGATGATAGTTGGCTTTTTACCAATTCGCATCAACTCTTTTATGAGTTGTTCATACTTATCTTTTTTACTGTTAACCTCTATAGCTCTATACTCTAGGTTATATCTTTTACTTGAAGCTATAAACTCTTTTAATTCAATATCTAATTTATCAGCAAAATATTGTTTTATATCTTTTAGTACTTCTGGTTTTGCAGTAGCTGTAAAGCATGAAACAGGAATTTTTGGTTGAAATTCAGAACTCTCTTCAAGCTCTTTTATTGAGTTTGCCACAAAATAATAATCGTGTCTAAAGTCGTGTCCCCATGATGAAAAACAGTGTGCTTCATCAATTACAAATCTCTCTATAATTCTTTTTTGAAGTGCTTTAAAAACAGAGTTAGAACGGAGTGCTTCTGGAGCTATATAGAGAATATCTACTACACCATTTTCAACCTCAGTTATAATATTCATTCTTTCTATTGGACTAAGGTAACCACTTATTGCAACAACACTAAAGTTTTGATTTGCATCTTTAAAGCTATCTACATGATTTTTCATTAATGCCTGCAAAGGAGAAATTACAACTGTTAAACCTTTATATGCCTTTGCTTTTATAAGTGCTGGCATCTGGAATGTAAATGTCTTACCACCACCAGTTGGTAAAATAGTCAGTATAGAGTCACTACCTAGTGCACTAGCGATGATATCTCTTTGTGATATTGTATTATTCACTTCAGCTGAACTTTCTTCTGAAAATAAATCTACTTGATCCTTATTTACTAAATTACTCTCTTTCTCAAAAGGTCTAAAAGATGGTATTTTAAATTCATCTAGTGCAAATTTTTCTAAATCAATACTTGCCTCGTTAAATGTAAGCGCTTTTAATACCTCAACAACATTAGGATATCTTTTTAAAATAACAGAAGATACAGAAGCTTTATTATCAAGATAGAGGTATGATATAGCAAATGACAGTTCAGTTGGATGATTAATTTTTATATCTTCAAATTTTTCTTTACTACTGTAAATTTTATTTTTTATAATGTCATATATATTTACACTAGCTGGCACTACATTTTTATATTTAAAATAACTACTAAAATATTTATCATCGTATAAAAGAGATACAAAGATATTTTGAAGTTCTCTCTCTAGGTTAGTAAATTTTTTGTCTAATAAAATAAATAATGATTTAGTTTCTTGAGCATCTCCTAATGGCTCATTCTCAATATTTATTTCAGTTTTATAAGGCTTGTCCAACTTATGAGTTTTTTTATTTACAAACAGAAGCATTGATAAAAATAAAGTATCAATTATTGGTGTTTTTTCTACTATTTGATTTAAGCTAGTTTGGGATAAAAATTTCTTGTCATGGTCTATAAAGTTATGACCGCAGATATAATTAGGTTGATTTTGTTCAAGTGTTGTTTTTATATCATTTATAGAAGTTGTTGATTTTTGTATATCATTTAAAAGTAATCCAAGTCTGTCTATCTTGCCACTGTTAACAATAACTTCTATATCAATATAAGCAATATTATGCATTTGTTTCCTAATAATAATGCTTATTATATCTCATTTTATAATTATATTTAATATTATTATAAAATGAAAAGTTGAAATTTGCACTCATTTTCCTAGGTAAGCCAATAAAATAGGATAACATTATTAAATTTTCTGCCTAAATATGGCTTTCGTTTGACAATGCTTGCCAAACGAACAGTAAAAATAGGTCAATTAATACATATCTGAATAATATGTCGATACTGTAAAGGAACTGTGATATGTCATTTGACTGTACCGGACTAAACAACCTTAGTTTTATTAATTGAGATTTTTACTGTATAGCACTATCCATCTACTCATTAACTTTCTTTATTAAAATATTAAGTATTAATATCCCAGCGTTTTAAACCTCTAATTGAAGAAGTAATCTCCAACTGCTCTGATATTGCTAAAACCAATTTATCTTTCCAGCTAGATGATACTGGATCTATTTTAAAAGAGCTGTACACTTCATGTTCAAATCTTTCAGAAGCTTTGTCTTTCATGTATTCCCAGTAAGTAATCATTAGATTTTTTTGCTTATTAATTAAATCCATACTGACTAACATATCACTTTTTGAACCATTCTCTTTCTTAGAAGCAGGAAGCAGATTCCATAAATCATTATTTGCATATACTGAATATGGCATCACATGATCGACTTCATATGTAGATATCTTTTTAGAGCTCCACACTGATCTAAGTTCACCATAGTCTTTTTCATATTGATCATAAACTTTTCTTGCAAACAGTGTATCTCTTTCCGCTATAAAGTCTCTTGATAGAAGTGTGACTATATCGCCTGATGTTATATTGGAACCACTTTTACTTGACAACTTCTCAGTGAATCTAGCCCACCTCAATGTTATTGAATCTTCTATCCAAGAGCCATATCTGTAGAGTTCATGATACGCACTTTGTTTAATGCCAATAGTGACACAGCTTTCTATAAGTGACTTTGGATTTATTGATTGATTTCTTTTTGCAAATGTTTTTGAACCTTGACCAATAATAAAAAAACTTTTGTCATCAAACGAACTCCCGGAGTATTTTACAGGACCACTTATTACTGTGTTTATAATTGAGTTTATTAACTCTCTGACAAGATTGAATTCATCACTGGTGTTTGATATTCCTTTTTGAAACTCATTGTAAAATGTATGATATGGATTTGAAATATTCTTTTTTCTATAAAACCTTATAGTCTCTTCTAAATGTTTTCTAAATGCAAGTTTGTTTGAACTCTCTTCAGAACTTCTTTGGGGAATAAAGATCTCACCATCCATGAGCTTCCAGTACGACTCTATCCACTTTTCAACTATCATACTTATAGGAAAAAAGACATAACCATCTTTAAACTCTGAAAATCTGTTAAGTGGTGATGATGCAATTTGAGAAAAAGATCTTAATAGTGCAAATTTATATGTACTGTCTTTTGAATCCTGAGATAGTATTGACTCAATCTGATCAATCCCTTTTTTGGAAACTTCTGTATATTTATAAACCTGTGTAACCCAGACTAGCTCCTCTCTTCCCAAGCCGTCAGCATTCAAACTTGATTCAATTAAATTGAAACCGAAAGTTTCAAACAACAGTGCAAGCTGTTCAGGATTTATATTTTCAAAAAAGCGCGGGTCATTATCTCTGGATAATGTTGAATAACTTAATATTAATGTCCCATTGGGCTTTAAATATTTTTTTATATTTAGTATCGCTTCAAAATGCTCTTCTTTTGGAATGTGCATCCATGTAGCAACAGAATATATGACACTAAAAGATTCTTTTAGCTCTTGTGGCAAATTCAATGATGGCAATACAGAGTGGAATAATCTATCTCTTATAGAAGGATATTCTGTCTTTAAAAGATTTACAAAAGATTCAGATCCGTCTACTCCCCATCCAAGAATACCTCTACGCTTTAAATGTAGCAAATCCCGCCCTGAGCCAAAACCTATATCAAGAACTTTATCAGCACCACCAGTATACTTATCGATGAGTTTATGCACTTTGCTCATATCAGCTGAGTTATATCGTTCATATAGCTCATGAGAGTTTTGATTATAATAATCCAGAGTTTTTGATTTCATATTATAAGTTTATCGAAATAAATTTTATATTTAGAATCATGCATATATTTATCGGCTTAGACAGCTTATTATAGGAAATATAATCAAATATTTGTGCCTAATAAAATACAGGCATTAACACTAAATGTACCTGATTAACATTTTTGCTCTAAAAGCATGCCTGAAAAAACAGAAGTGGAATGTCCCCTATAAGCTAGACAGTGATATATTCAACAACCTCTTATTTTTGGAACAGTTTTTAGTAACGAAAGAATTGCTCCAAATAGAGTTGAATTTTTGAACATGCTCCAAAAAGTACAGATTGAGGGACTTAATCAGAAATATCAATATTTAAAACCCATTTATAAGTATATTTTCAAATTCATCAGCAGGGATAGGCTTAGAGTAAAAATAACCTTGAATATTTTACATCCATTTTCAGCATAATTGAAGTTTGCGCTACCACAGTCATGTATTCACATTATGTTTCAATCGACTTGTCATAACCGTCATTAACATCCAAATTATCTATATCTTATTGTTGAGCTTACGCAGGTTGCAGTTCTATTAATTCATCATGGAGTTAATATCGTTTCTTTTTATCTCTGATAGGATATAATCATACCTATTGTCACGAGATTTAGTGAAAAAATATTAACAAAAAGATAAAAAATGTTTGAACAAACTTTTAAAAATATAGACGATATCCTCCACAAAGACGCTGGTTGTGGGAGCGAACTTGATTATGTAGAGCAGACTTCGTGGGTTTTATTCCTCAAGTATTTAGATGATTTAGAGAAAGACAAAAAAACTGCCGCTGAATTAACGGGTAAAACCTATACGGATATTATTGCTCCTGAGTATCAGTGGAGTGTTTGGGCTACTCCAAAAGATAAGGATGGAAAGCTCGACCATCATAAAGCATTGTCTGGGGATGATCTCAAAGACTTTGTTGACCATAAGCTGTTCCCGTATCTTAAGAAGTTTAAAGCTGATGCTGAAAGTGCTGATACTATCGAGTATAAGATTGGTGAGATATTCAGTGAACTCAAAAACCGTATACAGAGTGGCTATAACCTTCGTGAAGTCATCAACCGTATTGATGAGCTACGATTCCGCACTCATGCTGAAAAACATGAGATGAGCCATCTCTATGAAGACAAGATAAAAAACATGGGAAATGCAGGGCGTAATGGTGGTGAATACTATACGCCTCGTGCTCTCATTAAAACTATTGTCAAAGTCGTGGCTCCTCAAATCGGTGATAAGATTTATGATGGTGCTGTTGGTTCCGCTGGATTCTTGGTTGAGGCGTTCGAGTATCTCAAACACAGCAAAAATCTCACAACTGCCGATACAGAAATATTACAGAAGAAAACGTTTTATGGGAAAGAGAAAAAGTCTCTGGCGTATATCATCGGTACAATGAACATGATTTTACACGGGGTAGAAGCTCCCAATATCATCCATACCAATACTCTTGCTGAAAACCTTGCAGATATCCAAGACAAAGACCGCTATGACGTCATCCTGGCCAATCCTCCGTTTGGTGGAAAAGAACGTGCTGAAGTACAGCAAAACTTCCCTATCAAAACGGGTGAAACGGCTTCACTGTTCATTCAACATTTTGTCAAAATACTAAAGGCTGGTGGTAAAGCGGGTATTGTTATCAAAAACACTTTTTTGAGCAATACAGACAATGCTTCTGTGAGCTTGAGAAAGCTTCTACTTGAAAACTGTAATCTTCATACCGTTCTTGATTTACCGGGCGGTACGTTTACGGGTGCTGGTGTTAAAACTGTGGTTCTCTTTTTTGAGAAGGGTGTTCCTACTCGAAATGTATGGTTTTACCAGCTCAATCTCGATAGAAATTTAGGAAAAACCAATCCACTCAATGAAAAAGATTTGGCTGAATTTGTAGAGTTACAAAAAACATTTGCAACTGGTGAAAACTCATGGTCGGTTGATGTAGCTAGTATTGACCAAAATACCTATGACTTGAGTGCCAAAAATCCCAATAAAAAAGAAGAAGCTGCTTTGCGAAAACCGCAAGAGATACTTGAAGAGATGAAAGCTTTGGATGAAGAGAGCGCTGAGATATTAGCTTCAATTTTGGAAATGCTATGAAGCAAGGATGGGCAGTAAAAAAGTTGGGTGAGTTATGTGAGTTATATCAACCAAAAACAATTTCATCTAAAGACATGTGTGAAGATGGTCAATATCCTGTTTTTGGTGCAAATGGAATTATTGGAAAATACGATAAATATAATCACGAAGAACCGCAGTTGCTGATTACATGTAGAGGCGCGACGTGTGGCTCTGTTAATATTTCAGAGCCTCAATCTTGGATAAATGGAAATGCAATGGTTGTCCGTCCAATTGACGATTCATTGCATATTAAGTTTGTCGAATATTTATTTCGTGGAGGGATAGATATTTCTAAAACAATTACAGGTGCGGCACAACCTCAAATTACAAGACAATCATTATCGCCTATTTTGATTTCATTTCCGCAATCCTTTCCAGAACAGCAGCGCATCGTCGCCATTTTAGATGAAGCCTTTGAAGCTATAGCAAAAGCAAAAACCAATGCCGAACAAAACCTCAAAAATGCAAAAGAACTTTTTGAGAGTTATCTGCAATCGGTGTTTGAAAATAAAGGTGATGGTTGGGAGGAAAAAACATTAGAGGATGTTTGTAAAATTACTTCAAAGCTAATTGACCCTAAAAAATCTGAATTTCAAAACCTAGTGCATGTTGGAGCAGGAAATATTGAATCCCAAAAAGGTACTTTAATTGACCTAAAAACTGCAAAAGAAGAAAATCTTATTTCAGGTAAATTTTTATTTGATGAGTCCATGATTCTTTATAGTAAAATTCGTCCATATCTTATGAAAGTAGTGAACTGTAATTTTAAAGGCCTTTGCAGTGCCGATATTTATCCTTTATGGCCATTTGATAATAAAATGCAAAAGGACTTTTTATATCATTTACTTTTGAGCAAAAATTTTACAGAATATGCCATTCTTGGTTCTCAGCGTGCTGGTATGCCTAAAGTGAATCGAGAACATCTTTTTTCTTATAGGTTTTATCTTCCTCCACTTTCAGAACAAGAACAAATAGTCCAAAAACTTAATGCCCTCTCTGCTGAAACCAAACGCCTAGAAACCATTTATCAAAAGAATATAGAAGACTTAGAAGAACTCAAAAAGTCAATTTTACAGAAAGCTTTTAACGGAGAGTTGTGATGAACGAAGCGGAAACGAGAGCAGAACTGATAGACCCACAGTTAAAAGCTTGTGGCTGGGGAGTGGTTGAAGGCTCTCGTATCTTGCGTGAATACAATATCACCGCTGGAAAGATTCAGACGGGTGGAATTAGAGCTAAAAAGCTGACCGCTGATTATGTACTCGTCTATAAAGGGATTAAGCTCGCTGTTGTCGAAGCCAAGAGTAATGATCTCGGTGTTGGTGAAGGTGTGATGCAAGCTAAGCTATATGCGCAAAAGCTGAGCCTAGAAACGACCTATTCAACCAACGGCAAAGAGATATACAGTATCTGTATGAAAACGGGCGCAGAGGGAGTTGTCAAACAGTATCTTTCTCCTGATGAATTATGGAACAAAACCTTCGCAGTACAAAACGAGTGGCGAGAAAAGTTTAGCAATGTTCCGTTTCAAGATGTTGGTGGAAGCAAGGGTGCTCGATATTACCAAGAGTTAGCCGTAAACAATGCACTCGAAGCGGTAGCCAATAATAAAGAGCGAATATTGCTCACGCTGGCTACGGGAACGGGTAAGACGTTTATCGCGTTTCAAATCGCATGGAAGTTGTTTCAAACGAGATGGAATCTCAAGCGTGATGGAAGCAGACGCCCTAGGATATTATTTCTTGCGGATAGAAACATATTAGCAGATCAAGCGTTCAATGCGTTTTCAGCATTTGCCGAAGATGCACTGGTTCGTATCAATCCAAAAGAAATTAGAGCCAATGGAAACGTGCCAACCAATGGCAGTATCTTTTTCACCATCTTTCAAACGTTTATGAGTGGTCGAGATAGTGATGGCAATTCAGCTCCGTATTTCGGGGCGTATCAACCCGATTATTTTGATTTTATCATCATTGATGAGTGTCACCGTGGTGGAGCCAATGATGAGGGGAACTGGAGAGGTATTTTGGAATATTTCTCTCCAGCTGTTCAGCTAGGGCTTACCGCAACACCAAAGCGTCAAGATAACGTTGATACCTACAGATACTTCGGTGAGCCAGTTTATGTCTATTCACTCAAGGAGGGCATTAATGATGGCTTTCTGACACCGTTTAAAGTGAAGCGCATTAAGACTACACTTGATGATTACATCTTTACCAGTGATGACCAGATCATCGAAGGTGAGATAGAAGAAGGCAAGCTTTATACCGAAGCTGATTTCAATAAAATCATTGAGATTAAAGCCAGAGAAGCCAAGCGTGTTAAGATTTACATGGATGATGCCAATCAAAATGAGAAGGCAATTATCTTCTGTGCTACGCAAGACCATGCAGCAGCTGTTCGGGATTTGGTTAATCAGGATAAAAAAAGTAAAGAGCCGAATTACTGTGTCCGTGTTACTGCAAACGATGGAGAGACTGGAGAACAGTTTCTGCGTGAGTTTCAAGATAATGAAAAGTTCATTCCAACGATATTGACCACTTCGCAAAAACTCTCTACTGGAGTTGATGCTAGAAACATTCGTAATATCGTTTTGATGCGTCCAGTCAATTCGATGATTGAGTTTAAACAAATCGTCGGACGTGGTACACGATTATTTGATGGAAAAGAGTTTTTCACTATATATGACTTCGTAGACGCCTATCATCATTTTGCAGACCCTGAGTGGGATGGAGAACCAATAGAGCCAGAGCTATGTTCGAAATGTGGAGAAGACCCTTGTGTGTGCGTAAAAACACCTCCTGCACCATGTAACATATGCGGACAGACACCTTGTATATGTGAGAAAGAACCACCTGAACCTTGTTCGGTTTGTGGAGAAGCTCTATGCGTGTGTAAGAAAAAAGTCAAAATCAAATTGTGTGATGGTAAAGAGCGTGAAATTCAGCACATGATGTCAACGTCATTTTGGAGTGCTGATGGGAAACCAATTTCGGTTGAAGAGTTTTTGTCAAATCTCTTTGGTTCACTTCCTGATTTCTTCAAAAGCGAAGAAGAGCTGCGAACTATTTGGAGCAATCCATTAACTCGGAGAACATTACTAGAAAAACTGGATGCTGCAGGGTTTGGCAAAGAAAAACTGACTACATTACAAAAGCTCATTGATGCTGAAAAAAGTGATTTGTTTGATGTATTGGAATACGTATTTGACAGCGATATTAAACCAATGACGAGAGAAGCTAGAGTTGCAGCATCTCATGCAACCATCTTCGCATTGTTGAATGAAAAACAAAGAGAGTTTATTGATTTTGTATTGAGTAAGTATGTTGAGACAGGTGTCGAAGAGCTTGACCAAGATAAATTGCCAATACTGCTGATTAATA
Protein-coding regions in this window:
- a CDS encoding HsdM family class I SAM-dependent methyltransferase translates to MFEQTFKNIDDILHKDAGCGSELDYVEQTSWVLFLKYLDDLEKDKKTAAELTGKTYTDIIAPEYQWSVWATPKDKDGKLDHHKALSGDDLKDFVDHKLFPYLKKFKADAESADTIEYKIGEIFSELKNRIQSGYNLREVINRIDELRFRTHAEKHEMSHLYEDKIKNMGNAGRNGGEYYTPRALIKTIVKVVAPQIGDKIYDGAVGSAGFLVEAFEYLKHSKNLTTADTEILQKKTFYGKEKKSLAYIIGTMNMILHGVEAPNIIHTNTLAENLADIQDKDRYDVILANPPFGGKERAEVQQNFPIKTGETASLFIQHFVKILKAGGKAGIVIKNTFLSNTDNASVSLRKLLLENCNLHTVLDLPGGTFTGAGVKTVVLFFEKGVPTRNVWFYQLNLDRNLGKTNPLNEKDLAEFVELQKTFATGENSWSVDVASIDQNTYDLSAKNPNKKEEAALRKPQEILEEMKALDEESAEILASILEML
- a CDS encoding restriction endonuclease subunit S, with the translated sequence MKQGWAVKKLGELCELYQPKTISSKDMCEDGQYPVFGANGIIGKYDKYNHEEPQLLITCRGATCGSVNISEPQSWINGNAMVVRPIDDSLHIKFVEYLFRGGIDISKTITGAAQPQITRQSLSPILISFPQSFPEQQRIVAILDEAFEAIAKAKTNAEQNLKNAKELFESYLQSVFENKGDGWEEKTLEDVCKITSKLIDPKKSEFQNLVHVGAGNIESQKGTLIDLKTAKEENLISGKFLFDESMILYSKIRPYLMKVVNCNFKGLCSADIYPLWPFDNKMQKDFLYHLLLSKNFTEYAILGSQRAGMPKVNREHLFSYRFYLPPLSEQEQIVQKLNALSAETKRLETIYQKNIEDLEELKKSILQKAFNGEL
- the hsdR gene encoding EcoAI/FtnUII family type I restriction enzme subunit R, with protein sequence MNEAETRAELIDPQLKACGWGVVEGSRILREYNITAGKIQTGGIRAKKLTADYVLVYKGIKLAVVEAKSNDLGVGEGVMQAKLYAQKLSLETTYSTNGKEIYSICMKTGAEGVVKQYLSPDELWNKTFAVQNEWREKFSNVPFQDVGGSKGARYYQELAVNNALEAVANNKERILLTLATGTGKTFIAFQIAWKLFQTRWNLKRDGSRRPRILFLADRNILADQAFNAFSAFAEDALVRINPKEIRANGNVPTNGSIFFTIFQTFMSGRDSDGNSAPYFGAYQPDYFDFIIIDECHRGGANDEGNWRGILEYFSPAVQLGLTATPKRQDNVDTYRYFGEPVYVYSLKEGINDGFLTPFKVKRIKTTLDDYIFTSDDQIIEGEIEEGKLYTEADFNKIIEIKAREAKRVKIYMDDANQNEKAIIFCATQDHAAAVRDLVNQDKKSKEPNYCVRVTANDGETGEQFLREFQDNEKFIPTILTTSQKLSTGVDARNIRNIVLMRPVNSMIEFKQIVGRGTRLFDGKEFFTIYDFVDAYHHFADPEWDGEPIEPELCSKCGEDPCVCVKTPPAPCNICGQTPCICEKEPPEPCSVCGEALCVCKKKVKIKLCDGKEREIQHMMSTSFWSADGKPISVEEFLSNLFGSLPDFFKSEEELRTIWSNPLTRRTLLEKLDAAGFGKEKLTTLQKLIDAEKSDLFDVLEYVFDSDIKPMTREARVAASHATIFALLNEKQREFIDFVLSKYVETGVEELDQDKLPILLINKYQSLEDAKDILGDVASISSMFIEFQQYLYQQRVA
- a CDS encoding RecQ family ATP-dependent DNA helicase, yielding MHNIAYIDIEVIVNSGKIDRLGLLLNDIQKSTTSINDIKTTLEQNQPNYICGHNFIDHDKKFLSQTSLNQIVEKTPIIDTLFLSMLLFVNKKTHKLDKPYKTEINIENEPLGDAQETKSLFILLDKKFTNLERELQNIFVSLLYDDKYFSSYFKYKNVVPASVNIYDIIKNKIYSSKEKFEDIKINHPTELSFAISYLYLDNKASVSSVILKRYPNVVEVLKALTFNEASIDLEKFALDEFKIPSFRPFEKESNLVNKDQVDLFSEESSAEVNNTISQRDIIASALGSDSILTILPTGGGKTFTFQMPALIKAKAYKGLTVVISPLQALMKNHVDSFKDANQNFSVVAISGYLSPIERMNIITEVENGVVDILYIAPEALRSNSVFKALQKRIIERFVIDEAHCFSSWGHDFRHDYYFVANSIKELEESSEFQPKIPVSCFTATAKPEVLKDIKQYFADKLDIELKEFIASSKRYNLEYRAIEVNSKKDKYEQLIKELMRIGKKPTIIYIPQNARECRELSETLNHDERLHELDLVIEPFYSKIDDEIESGKREGRDKGAILNDFIDNKIDIVIATTAFGMGIDKPDIQTVIHYEQSDSLESYLQESGRGARSDKLKAECIVLYSKDDFNRTFSQLNHSRLEYHEIERVVRELKKEKRDEIYLSPKQIAEKMGIDTEDSKIDYETMIKTALLELEQAGIIVRGRNSYKIFATSIDKEKRSMEHVHNVLDPKQEEYEKIYEYMIVVMQNIIQRSKVDAIEVDDLADIVGVKKNIIFDVLYGLQKEKLLEYDNDISIYVKNSVQKDFQKYFEMEKLIFNQLKYLPEYETKLDLREINSFTSSDSTNDIKTIKKIIQSWTHLSKLKFNIFNAHFHKDICSFELDKFDINKLEKLINIRKQTCEFIIKNILKELSGKEDGEIEISTNKLKVEYDAIQELTLNGFHHSIVYLHELMKDSFNLRRGRLIYYQSFKIDKQKDIENRTPYKKREHYNKSLKPYYERKIESIHIQIAFLEKLIKDGWNKTSEFVEDYFGMEYSKFKKKYKFNDKEIQLPITKERLKEIIHDLNDEQKRIFEDNKSSSIMVLAGPGSGKTKSLVHKIASLVTIENNKAEYFLMLAHSRVAVAEFKNRLKKLIGNQVYAMKIYTFHSFAIELLGTNIKNDQSALHSVIALASNMLKNDEINLPYIQMLVLDEYQDVGKDTYEFIQAIYSKMSNDKKIIAVGDDDQCINNFGKDKADIVYIKHFKNDFEVIQEETKDLVTTEESNYSQYELSTNYRSKKNIIEYANSYSEILSNRLKTKKLLSNSNENGEINFIKYQNSSYIHNIVQHVSHDSSETIAILARNNDEILTIYSQLIANNIKAKYITSKDGFSLGNLIELQDFLFFWKENDIDKALDKLEAIYSNSKNYRLAQSVIKRFMDEYEDNIQYSQKHFITVFEEYLEEITFEEFEISRADVIVSTMHKAKGKEFDSVYICIDENFIKDDYDKRLIYVAITRAKNKLSIHIKNNFLDFLTNYCDDVTEYDKNDQEPDRLVFLMALGDIALSNEYSVDGISRSNPIAGETVNIKFIFNGFGIYKNNDQIVRLAAADNDKPERLSSKILQKQSEGYTLEKNADIDNIVLWQNKNTGIFLKQVLCKVYMCKNNNIQEK
- a CDS encoding class I SAM-dependent methyltransferase, encoding MKSKTLDYYNQNSHELYERYNSADMSKVHKLIDKYTGGADKVLDIGFGSGRDLLHLKRRGILGWGVDGSESFVNLLKTEYPSIRDRLFHSVLPSLNLPQELKESFSVIYSVATWMHIPKEEHFEAILNIKKYLKPNGTLILSYSTLSRDNDPRFFENINPEQLALLFETFGFNLIESSLNADGLGREELVWVTQVYKYTEVSKKGIDQIESILSQDSKDSTYKFALLRSFSQIASSPLNRFSEFKDGYVFFPISMIVEKWIESYWKLMDGEIFIPQRSSEESSNKLAFRKHLEETIRFYRKKNISNPYHTFYNEFQKGISNTSDEFNLVRELINSIINTVISGPVKYSGSSFDDKSFFIIGQGSKTFAKRNQSINPKSLIESCVTIGIKQSAYHELYRYGSWIEDSITLRWARFTEKLSSKSGSNITSGDIVTLLSRDFIAERDTLFARKVYDQYEKDYGELRSVWSSKKISTYEVDHVMPYSVYANNDLWNLLPASKKENGSKSDMLVSMDLINKQKNLMITYWEYMKDKASERFEHEVYSSFKIDPVSSSWKDKLVLAISEQLEITSSIRGLKRWDINT